The following nucleotide sequence is from Barnesiella viscericola DSM 18177.
CTACCATCGAGAAGGGTGACGTCGAGGTTATCTCGGAGGATATTCCCGGCTGGCTGGTGGCCAACGAAGGGAACCTCACTGTGGCTCTCGACATTACCGTGACCGACGAACTGCACCGCGAAGGTATTGCCCGCGAACTGGTGAACCGGATTCAGAATATCCGCAAGACCTCGGGATTTGACATTACCGACAAGATAGACGTCGCCATAGCCTACAATGCCGAGACCGACCAGGCTGTGAGGGAGTATCGCGACTACATGTCGCGTCAGGTACTGGCCAATACGTTCGAGATTGTCGACAACCTTTCGGGAGAGTCGGTCAGCGAGTTGGATTTCGATACCTTTAAGGTAAATATCCGAATTGTTAAATCCGTAAAATAATAGAGAGTCGTAGGGATATTTCTGTTATATTTGACCTGACATAAAATTACTTCTCCCGGCGGGGAGGAAAGGTCAGATAGAAATCAAAACTTTAACCAATAATAATTATGAGTGAAAAAACACGCTATTCCGACGCCGAGTTGGAAGAGTTCAGACAGATTATCAATGAGAAGCTCGAAAAAGCCTATCGGGACTACGATTTGCTGAAAGCTTCGATTATGAATACCGACGGCAACGATGTAACGGATACGTCGCCTACGTTTAAGGTCCTGGAAGAGGGAGCAAGTACCCTTTCCAAGGAAGAGGCCGGGCAGTTGGCTCAACGTCAGATGAAATTCATACAGCACTTGCAGGCCGCTCTCGTGCGCATCGAGAACAAGACCTATGGCATCTGTCGCGAAACGGGCAAGCTGATTCCCAAAGAGCGACTCCGTGCTGTTCCTCACGCTACGCTGGGCATAGACGCGAAGGTAGATGGACGCAAAAAGTAAGTGGGCCGCACACCTGCCCGTCGGCTCCCTGCGGGAAGCCGCAGAGCAGTATGCCGGTTTCAGAAGACTTATCGAAGCGATAAGCTAAACACAATTCGACCTTCGGTTGCTATCTTGTTATGGAAAGCACGAAGGTCGAATCTGTTTTTTTTGAATAAAGAAAGGAATGATGAAAAGACTGACCAAAGGCCAGATTGCCCTCGGGGTGATAGTTCTGGTCCTGATTATCGACCAGATTGTAAAGATATGGGTGAAGACCCACATGTATATAGGCGAGGCCATTCGGGTAACCGACTGGTTTTATATCGCTTTTATCGAGAACAACGGTATGGCATTCGGTATGGAGGTAGGGAGTAAGCTCTTCCTGACACTCTTCCGGGTAGTTGCCGTCGTTTTTCTGGTGTGGATTCTGTGGCGTATCAAGAACAAGCCCCAGATGCCCACGGGTCTCATTGTCTGCCTGGCCTTGATTATAGCCGGGGCTGCGGGAAACATCTTCGACAGCCTCTTTTATGGCCTGATATTCAACGACCCGATGCCGCCGCTGGTAGCCTCGTTTGTCCCGGGCGAAGGGTATGCCGGGCTCTTTTACGGCCGGGTAGTCGATATGCTCTATTTCCCGCTGTTTAGTTTTTACTGGCCCGATTGGGTGCCGGGAATAGGAGGGGAGCGGTTTGAATTTTTCCGCCCCGTATTCAATATTGCCGACTCGGCTATCTCGGTAGGCGTCGTCTGCCTCATTCTGTTTTATCACCGTTATCTCTCTACCGACCATAAGAAGAAAGAAGAGAAACCGCAGTGACGTATGAAGAAATTGGTATATCTCATAATTGCTCTGTTCGTTCTGGCCGCTTGCAGCCATGACCCCGACTATGTAATAGGCGAAAAGGATATGGTCGATTTATTGGTCGATGTCCATAAGGCCGAGGCGGTCATCGAGTCGAATTACAACCAATACAGCAGTAAAGCCGATAAAAAGAAACTGCGCGAGGCCGTCTTCTTGAAGCACGGCATTACCCAGGAGCAGTTCGACACCAATCTGGTGTGGTACGGCCATCACATCGAGGATTATATGAAGATATACGAGCAGGTGGTCGAGCGTCTCAAAGCCGAGAATGAAGAGGCCAAGAAACTGTTGGCCGAGGACAATTCGCAAACCATGTCACAACCCGGTGACAGTGTAGATGTGTGGAAACAACGCCGTGCCCATGTATTCGATACCCGTCAAGCCAGCAACTTGTTGACGTTTGACATTGCTCCCGATGAAAACTTCCGCACCCGCGACTATTTCGAGTTACGCTTCAAGGTCCTCTTACTGCCCAAGCTGTCCGTTAAACCTCAGGTCTATCTGGCAGCTCGACACATCAATCACGACATAGTCTATAATCAGCTCGACATCGATAGGGAAGGGTGGCATTCATTACCCTTGCAAACCGATTCGGCCATGGCTCTGTCGCGTATTAATGGTTATATAGTTCTACCCATGCAACCGGTTTCGGGTACCATGTATGTCGATAGCCTCACACTGATACGACGCCACTACAACGATCGCATTCCGACAGTAGAGCACCAGAAATCGTTACCCAGTCGGCCAAAATCAACCCGTGAACTCCGATTAAATAAAAAATATTAGCGCTATAAATTGAATTGCTCATATGAAAAAAGGATTCTTCTCACATCAATTGTGTTACAGACGTTCGCTGTTGAACAAGCATATTCTCTACCTGACCGAAGATAATCGGGTAGACCATATTCTGCCGTTCCAGCGAGAGGTTTCCCTGACCACCTTTTGTGAGGGGGTACTCTTTGTCGTTGCACCCACTTTTGAGACGGAGAAAGATGAGTTTTGTCATACTCTGAGCGAGCAGTTGTCCAAAAACTGTCTGCTCACCGTGGGCGAAGCAATTATTCGCAACCCGGTATATCTGCGTCATATGGCCGATGATGTAAAGCCTTGCAGTCTTTATACCATCACTTCAATCAATTGGGCAACAGCTCGATTGAGAGATGATCGTCTGGATTTGGTAAAGGTAATTTAGTCACTATATATGGATTGAATAATTGAAGTCGTGTCTTCAAAAATCTCTTATAAGTTTTTATTCCTCATATTCAAGAAAATCATTAATCATAAATCGCTTTCAATCATCATTTTATAAAAAGTCGTGAAAGCCTTGTCGGTAAAAATTTATATAGACTTCATTTTATAAATAGAAGGTTTCCCCAATCTTTTATTTATCATAATATAAATTATAAGACAAATTGAAATAAGTAGAATTATTTCGATTATTATTGGTAGACATGCTTGACAATCTCAGACCGTAAGAATACGCAACTACAATCCCCCTCCAAAATTCGATTTTAATACCTATCTTTGTCTTATGAAATATACAAAGTCCATACGTGATTTTCTGGTCGAGTATGCCGATGCCGATACCAACCGGTTACGCTTGATGAATATTCAAGCTGAGTTTGATGTTGCATGGGCTATCCTGCAAATTGAAGCTCGCAAAAAAATTCAACGCAAGTTGCCCACTTGGGCTTCCAACATGGACTTGATATTTCCATCTGTCTTGTCGACCGAACAATGTTCGTCGGAACAAACGGCTCAATATAAACAACGACTCATTTCCCCGGGCAATTTGGCCGACTTGACCGGAGGCTTGGGCATAGATACCTATTACTTTTCTCAGAAGGCGTCACAGGTAGTTTATGTGGAACGTATGGCTGAATATTGTCAAGCGGCACGCTCCAATTTCAAAAACTTGGGCGCCGATAACATTACGGTTGTCGAAGACGACTGTATACACTTTGTGCAGAATAACACTCATCGCTTTGACACAATTTATATCGATCCGGCTCGCCGAGGTTCGGGCAATAAAAGAATTTTTGCCCTCGCCGAATGTGAACCGAATGTGGTAGAACTCTTGCCAACATTGCTACAACAAGCCCGACGTATCGTGATAAAGGTCTCGCCAATGGCCGATATTTCGGCAATTCTGGCGCTCTTGCCCGAGATAACCGAAGTCCATGTGGTGTCGGTCCGAAACGAATGCAAAGAGGTGCTGCTGTTTATCGATTCCACCCTTTTACCGACCGATAACAATCCGATGATTTATTGTGTCAATATAGAGGCCACAGGCGATACATCGGTCTTCCCATTCCGCATGAGCGAAGAGAAACAACAGCCCCACTCCACCCCGTGTGAAAAGATAAGCCGGTATCTTTACGAACCCAACTCGTCGATACTCAAAGCCGGTGCTTATAAAGTGGTTGCTTTGAAATATGGAATAGCTAAGTTGCAAATAAACAGCCATTTATATACGTCCGATGTGTATATCCCCGATTTCCCGGGTCGGAAATTCGAGGTAATCGAAGCTCTTGATTTCAACACTAAGATTATCAAGGCAGTAGGGAAACAATATCCCTGCCTCAACCTCTCGACACGCAATTTCCCCATGGCTGCGGTCGAACTGCAAAAGCGGCTGAAATGCAAAGACGGGGGTGATTTCTATCTG
It contains:
- a CDS encoding TraR/DksA family transcriptional regulator; the encoded protein is MSEKTRYSDAELEEFRQIINEKLEKAYRDYDLLKASIMNTDGNDVTDTSPTFKVLEEGASTLSKEEAGQLAQRQMKFIQHLQAALVRIENKTYGICRETGKLIPKERLRAVPHATLGIDAKVDGRKK
- a CDS encoding lipoprotein signal peptidase: MMKRLTKGQIALGVIVLVLIIDQIVKIWVKTHMYIGEAIRVTDWFYIAFIENNGMAFGMEVGSKLFLTLFRVVAVVFLVWILWRIKNKPQMPTGLIVCLALIIAGAAGNIFDSLFYGLIFNDPMPPLVASFVPGEGYAGLFYGRVVDMLYFPLFSFYWPDWVPGIGGERFEFFRPVFNIADSAISVGVVCLILFYHRYLSTDHKKKEEKPQ
- a CDS encoding DUF4296 domain-containing protein, translated to MKKLVYLIIALFVLAACSHDPDYVIGEKDMVDLLVDVHKAEAVIESNYNQYSSKADKKKLREAVFLKHGITQEQFDTNLVWYGHHIEDYMKIYEQVVERLKAENEEAKKLLAEDNSQTMSQPGDSVDVWKQRRAHVFDTRQASNLLTFDIAPDENFRTRDYFELRFKVLLLPKLSVKPQVYLAARHINHDIVYNQLDIDREGWHSLPLQTDSAMALSRINGYIVLPMQPVSGTMYVDSLTLIRRHYNDRIPTVEHQKSLPSRPKSTRELRLNKKY
- a CDS encoding THUMP-like domain-containing protein yields the protein MKYTKSIRDFLVEYADADTNRLRLMNIQAEFDVAWAILQIEARKKIQRKLPTWASNMDLIFPSVLSTEQCSSEQTAQYKQRLISPGNLADLTGGLGIDTYYFSQKASQVVYVERMAEYCQAARSNFKNLGADNITVVEDDCIHFVQNNTHRFDTIYIDPARRGSGNKRIFALAECEPNVVELLPTLLQQARRIVIKVSPMADISAILALLPEITEVHVVSVRNECKEVLLFIDSTLLPTDNNPMIYCVNIEATGDTSVFPFRMSEEKQQPHSTPCEKISRYLYEPNSSILKAGAYKVVALKYGIAKLQINSHLYTSDVYIPDFPGRKFEVIEALDFNTKIIKAVGKQYPCLNLSTRNFPMAAVELQKRLKCKDGGDFYLFATTLAGDRKILIITKKTTIV